In one Chitinophaga sancti genomic region, the following are encoded:
- a CDS encoding APC family permease → MSNQDTNNHQTAFRPSLSLLDATMIVAGSMIGSGVFLVSAEITRSIGSAGWLTLMWVLGGIVTIIAAVSYGELSGMYPRAGGQYVYLREAYNPFIAFLFGWTQFGVIQAGTIAAVAVAFAKYSAFIVPFFSEDNILLNLGLFTVSAAQVLAIISIVVLTWINTRGIRNGKIIQTVFTLAKLVSLFGLIVFGFFLGAKAEVWSANWEHAWDAMSVAKDANGQIVTTALSGLALFGAVAISMKGSLFSSDAWNNITFIAAEIKNPQRNIGRALFLGTFLVTIVYVSANLMYIAVLPLQEIAFVPKDRVAVAAATHIFGNGGAIVIAVMIMVSTFGCNNGLTLAGARIYYTMAQDKLFFKKAGELNKYNVPANGLWIQCLWSSLLCLTGKYGDLLTMVIFGVLIFYVITILGIFILRRKQPDTPRPYKAFGYPVLPLLYIIVAASLALLLLKFEFSYAISGLGIILLGIPVYYIAMARAK, encoded by the coding sequence ATGAGTAACCAGGACACAAATAACCATCAGACGGCGTTCCGTCCCAGTCTTAGTTTGCTGGATGCAACCATGATCGTAGCCGGATCGATGATCGGATCGGGAGTATTTCTCGTATCAGCGGAGATCACCAGGTCCATCGGAAGTGCCGGATGGCTTACCCTGATGTGGGTATTAGGTGGTATTGTGACCATTATAGCCGCTGTTAGTTACGGTGAATTGTCTGGGATGTACCCACGTGCCGGCGGTCAGTATGTGTACCTCAGAGAGGCTTATAATCCCTTTATCGCGTTTTTATTTGGCTGGACACAGTTTGGTGTGATCCAGGCTGGCACAATAGCGGCGGTAGCTGTCGCATTTGCAAAGTATTCAGCGTTTATCGTGCCTTTTTTCAGTGAGGATAACATCCTGCTGAACCTGGGGCTGTTTACGGTATCGGCAGCACAGGTGCTGGCTATTATTTCTATCGTGGTACTTACCTGGATCAATACTCGGGGGATCAGGAACGGGAAGATCATCCAGACGGTATTTACACTGGCTAAGCTGGTTTCGTTGTTTGGTTTGATTGTATTCGGGTTTTTCCTGGGAGCGAAGGCAGAGGTGTGGTCGGCGAACTGGGAGCATGCCTGGGATGCGATGAGTGTAGCAAAGGATGCGAACGGGCAAATCGTGACTACGGCGTTGTCTGGCCTGGCATTATTTGGGGCTGTGGCGATTTCTATGAAGGGTTCATTGTTCAGCAGTGATGCCTGGAATAACATTACTTTTATAGCGGCGGAGATTAAGAATCCGCAGCGGAATATAGGCAGGGCTTTGTTTTTGGGTACTTTCCTGGTAACAATTGTATATGTGAGTGCGAACCTGATGTACATAGCAGTATTACCTTTACAGGAAATTGCATTTGTACCAAAAGACCGCGTCGCGGTTGCAGCGGCAACACATATCTTTGGTAACGGAGGTGCGATAGTGATCGCTGTTATGATCATGGTATCGACCTTCGGTTGTAATAATGGATTAACCCTGGCCGGCGCCCGTATCTACTACACCATGGCGCAGGACAAATTGTTCTTCAAAAAGGCAGGAGAACTTAATAAGTATAATGTTCCAGCCAACGGATTATGGATTCAATGCCTGTGGTCTTCTTTACTATGTTTGACGGGGAAATACGGAGATTTGTTGACCATGGTAATATTTGGAGTACTGATATTTTATGTGATCACTATTCTGGGTATTTTCATTCTTCGCCGTAAGCAGCCGGATACGCCTCGTCCATACAAAGCATTTGGTTATCCTGTATTACCTTTGTTGTATATAATAGTTGCGGCATCATTGGCGTTATTATTACTGAAATTTGAATTCAGCTATGCTATATCAGGGCTGGGTATTATTCTGTTAGGAATCCCGGTTTACTATATAGCTATGGCGAGGGCAAAATAA
- a CDS encoding TonB-dependent receptor domain-containing protein — protein MQSWKAFLLCFLLTGTTVALSAQSYQSLNDKVSVNLAKTNAAAVVKSLEQQTRYTFAYDPEYLQHCTLEEVKFSGQSLSVVLHFLDEYAPIDITYANNTVALKQGKQIHNASLEKGRVSGKVVDAKNEPLPGVTILANNGQGAVTSVDGIYDLALSPGMYTLTFSYVSFDTRQVTDVNISAKGVTPLNVVMKSTGSRLKEVTVTGSYKRASVEGLYAIQKNNAGITDGISAEQISRTPDKNIGEVLKRVSGLSTMENKYVVVRGLSERYNQAVLNGQVMPSTELNRKNFSFDIIPSNIVENVTVVKTLTPDRSAEFGGGLVEVNTLDIPTQNFLNVAAGSSYNTLTTGKNFRSLQLDGSEYWGKAAPHRDLLGKLDWKNTADIKAAYNAKENNANAFSNNWGVYEMKAPVSQNYQLSAGKVFKVSAKDQIGLIVSASYRNNFQTQDIRMSRDNFDGKVKADDPDRAGFSGQRFGLSTNLGGLAGIGFRTPHTRMGYQALYLRSYDQQLIIGMGRHSDPSGWLLGYYDLTTQTNMWQHQLKGEHSIGNKGVKFKWVGSYLVMDKQRPDNHQLLANVVEDDKLESNEFNISSPFSSGISEGALRWWSRAYEKNFNWDAGVSVPFNFSPGNFVSQNIFKAGYAGWKKDRLFYVLNTGSKNFNNTDYPPLSKAFSPSRGGSIFISDFSDDFHKTAALHGMYLMLDDKIGDKWRLVWGVRAEYYNLNKANDALDSLFHYINSTRGNDEKFDYSELLNREPNWNFFPSVNLTYSLTPMMNLRLAYSKSIIRPDLREMSFFREYDFELGGMYQSELVRSTLAHHYDFRYEWYPGAGEVLSMSLFYKKFDYSMEIYNDEQSGGIYNLKNNKNAKNYGLEIEVRKSLAFTKVPVLRNIVLYGNFTALKAYVTPMSVNYNAIDPANPLKVTPIETIGKEEKRPQTGASNYMVNAGVFYDVKPASFSLVYNYITNRMFRPDAAFIYSLYERPLESLDAQLAVRFMKQKGEVKLNIGNLLNSSSLVYRNSYSDGEITNGSKTPSTKELLYQNGKDLINYEAKPGRTYSITISYKFQ, from the coding sequence ATGCAATCCTGGAAGGCTTTCCTGTTGTGTTTTTTACTCACAGGAACTACCGTGGCGCTGTCAGCGCAATCCTACCAATCTCTGAATGACAAGGTATCTGTAAACCTTGCAAAAACAAATGCAGCAGCTGTTGTAAAATCGCTTGAACAACAAACCAGGTACACTTTCGCTTACGACCCTGAGTACCTGCAACATTGTACACTGGAAGAAGTGAAATTCAGCGGGCAGTCCTTATCCGTCGTATTACATTTCCTGGATGAGTATGCTCCTATTGACATCACCTACGCAAACAATACCGTTGCGTTAAAACAAGGTAAACAAATCCACAATGCATCGCTTGAAAAAGGTCGTGTAAGCGGTAAGGTTGTAGATGCTAAAAACGAGCCTTTACCCGGGGTGACTATCCTGGCGAACAATGGACAGGGCGCGGTTACCAGTGTAGATGGTATTTATGATCTGGCATTGAGTCCGGGTATGTATACACTTACATTCAGCTACGTATCTTTTGATACCCGCCAGGTCACTGATGTAAATATAAGTGCCAAAGGTGTAACACCCTTGAACGTAGTGATGAAAAGCACTGGTTCCCGTTTAAAAGAGGTAACGGTGACCGGCAGTTACAAGCGTGCATCGGTAGAAGGATTGTATGCTATTCAGAAGAATAATGCAGGGATAACGGATGGTATCAGTGCAGAACAGATCAGCCGTACACCTGATAAAAATATAGGTGAAGTATTGAAGCGTGTGAGTGGTTTGTCTACTATGGAAAATAAATATGTAGTAGTACGTGGTCTGAGTGAAAGATACAACCAGGCAGTATTGAATGGCCAGGTAATGCCCAGCACAGAGCTGAACAGGAAGAATTTCAGCTTCGACATTATCCCTTCCAATATCGTGGAAAATGTAACTGTTGTAAAGACACTGACACCTGATCGTAGTGCTGAATTTGGTGGTGGCCTGGTAGAAGTAAATACACTGGATATTCCTACGCAGAATTTCTTAAATGTAGCTGCAGGTAGTAGTTATAATACGTTGACAACCGGTAAGAATTTTCGCTCTCTTCAGTTAGATGGTAGTGAATACTGGGGGAAAGCAGCACCGCATCGTGATCTGCTGGGAAAACTGGATTGGAAGAATACTGCAGATATCAAGGCTGCTTATAACGCAAAAGAAAATAATGCCAATGCATTCAGCAATAACTGGGGGGTGTATGAAATGAAAGCACCGGTGTCTCAGAACTATCAGCTTTCTGCAGGTAAGGTATTCAAGGTATCTGCTAAAGACCAGATCGGGTTAATAGTATCTGCCAGTTACCGCAATAATTTTCAGACGCAGGATATCAGGATGAGCCGTGACAATTTTGATGGCAAGGTGAAGGCAGATGATCCGGATCGTGCAGGTTTCAGCGGTCAGCGTTTTGGTCTGAGCACCAATCTTGGCGGGCTGGCGGGTATCGGTTTCAGAACACCACATACCCGTATGGGTTACCAGGCCCTGTACCTGCGTTCATATGATCAGCAACTGATTATCGGTATGGGTCGTCACTCTGACCCAAGCGGCTGGCTGCTGGGCTATTATGATCTGACTACACAAACGAATATGTGGCAGCATCAGTTAAAAGGAGAGCATAGTATTGGTAACAAGGGCGTAAAGTTCAAGTGGGTAGGTAGTTACCTGGTGATGGATAAGCAGCGCCCGGATAACCACCAGTTGCTGGCGAATGTGGTAGAAGATGATAAGCTGGAGTCGAATGAATTCAACATCAGCAGCCCGTTCAGCAGTGGTATCAGTGAAGGTGCATTGCGTTGGTGGAGCAGGGCTTATGAAAAGAACTTTAACTGGGATGCCGGTGTGAGTGTACCATTTAATTTCAGTCCTGGCAATTTTGTTTCCCAGAATATATTTAAGGCAGGATATGCGGGCTGGAAAAAAGACAGGTTATTTTATGTATTGAATACCGGGTCTAAGAACTTTAATAATACTGATTATCCGCCATTATCCAAGGCTTTTTCACCATCAAGGGGTGGTAGTATATTCATCAGTGATTTCTCTGACGATTTCCACAAGACGGCAGCATTGCATGGGATGTACCTGATGCTGGATGATAAGATTGGTGACAAGTGGCGTTTGGTATGGGGTGTAAGAGCAGAATATTATAACCTGAACAAAGCGAATGATGCATTGGATTCTTTATTCCATTACATCAACAGTACCCGTGGCAACGATGAGAAATTTGATTACAGTGAGTTGCTCAACAGGGAGCCTAACTGGAATTTCTTTCCTTCAGTAAACCTGACTTATAGTCTGACGCCGATGATGAACCTGCGTCTTGCCTACTCCAAGAGTATCATTCGTCCTGATCTGCGAGAGATGTCTTTCTTCAGGGAATATGATTTTGAGTTAGGTGGCATGTACCAGAGTGAACTGGTACGCTCAACACTTGCGCACCACTACGATTTTCGTTATGAATGGTATCCTGGTGCAGGAGAAGTGTTGTCTATGTCTCTGTTCTACAAAAAGTTTGATTATTCTATGGAGATCTACAACGACGAACAGAGTGGAGGTATCTATAACCTGAAGAATAATAAGAATGCAAAGAACTATGGCCTGGAAATAGAGGTGCGTAAGTCACTTGCTTTTACGAAAGTACCGGTATTGCGCAACATTGTACTGTATGGAAACTTTACGGCACTGAAGGCATATGTAACCCCGATGAGTGTGAATTACAATGCGATCGATCCTGCAAACCCATTGAAAGTAACCCCGATTGAAACGATTGGTAAAGAAGAAAAAAGACCACAGACAGGTGCAAGTAATTACATGGTGAATGCGGGTGTTTTTTATGATGTGAAACCTGCTTCTTTCAGCCTGGTATATAATTATATAACAAACCGCATGTTCCGCCCGGATGCTGCTTTTATTTATTCGCTGTATGAGCGTCCGCTGGAATCACTGGATGCGCAATTAGCAGTAAGATTTATGAAGCAGAAAGGAGAGGTAAAACTGAATATCGGCAACCTGCTGAACAGTTCATCACTTGTATATCGTAACAGTTATAGTGATGGTGAAATTACAAACGGAAGTAAGACACCATCTACCAAAGAATTGTTGTATCAGAACGGGAAGGATTTGATCAATTATGAAGCGAAGCCAGGTCGCACTTATAGTATTACAATCAGTTACAAGTTCCAGTAA
- a CDS encoding FecR family protein: protein MKIDNSLLEKYFKGNCTDEEVKAVEAYLDQPATPEADEWFAQQYEESAATPVVSMKRTSYHRWYGVAATVAVLISLGTWMWQWQQKSPERYLMAMKWDTLANAGNDIKLMTMADGSEVWLAPHSSLIYNQQYNDTSRELWLEGEGYFNVKHDPGRPFSVHTGQLKTTALGTAFNIATNNRADGTIAVSLLEGKVSVATSTFSCILHPGQMVTFNNDTAAFVPVAFNRQEVSDWRQGKMVFDQTPLEDAFARIQSRKGCKIIVDPAFKGKRKVSGTFPASTPVENILEAMQYVHGFRIEKRGINTYAIVTP from the coding sequence ATGAAGATTGATAATTCTCTACTGGAAAAATACTTTAAGGGGAACTGCACGGACGAAGAGGTAAAGGCAGTGGAAGCCTATCTCGATCAGCCGGCAACACCGGAAGCAGATGAATGGTTTGCACAGCAATACGAAGAAAGCGCTGCCACCCCGGTTGTAAGTATGAAGCGGACATCATACCATCGCTGGTATGGCGTGGCAGCTACAGTAGCGGTATTGATCAGCTTAGGCACCTGGATGTGGCAATGGCAGCAGAAGAGCCCAGAGAGATACCTCATGGCTATGAAATGGGATACCTTGGCAAATGCCGGCAATGATATCAAACTCATGACGATGGCAGATGGATCTGAAGTATGGTTAGCTCCCCATTCATCCCTTATCTACAATCAACAATATAATGATACAAGTCGTGAGCTGTGGCTGGAAGGTGAAGGTTACTTCAATGTAAAACATGACCCGGGCCGTCCGTTCAGTGTACATACCGGTCAGCTAAAGACCACCGCACTTGGTACCGCTTTTAATATTGCAACGAATAATAGAGCTGATGGCACAATAGCAGTTAGTTTGCTGGAAGGTAAAGTGTCAGTGGCAACATCTACGTTTTCGTGTATCCTGCATCCCGGCCAGATGGTGACATTTAATAATGATACCGCCGCATTTGTACCGGTAGCATTTAACAGGCAGGAAGTAAGCGACTGGAGACAGGGGAAAATGGTATTTGATCAGACGCCCCTGGAAGATGCATTTGCAAGGATTCAATCGCGTAAGGGCTGTAAGATTATTGTAGATCCTGCATTTAAAGGAAAGAGAAAGGTCTCAGGAACATTCCCGGCCTCCACGCCGGTTGAGAATATACTGGAAGCAATGCAATATGTTCATGGGTTTAGGATTGAGAAAAGAGGAATAAACACGTATGCAATCGTAACACCTTAA